GAAAGTAGCAAATTCGCGAACCTtttgtcaataattaaaaaagacgAGAATAAATTAGGcttgttaataaatagaataagtAGAATCTACGGGGACACAGCGGACAAAAGACGCGGTTTGATAAATGGCTTAGGCACAGTAGCGAAGTCATTGTTCGGTACCATGGATGCCGACGATGAAAAACGAATTAACGAACAATTAGCATTAATACGAAATAACGAAAAAACGATTACACATATTACGCAAAATCAACTGAAGGTACTAAATACCACGATAGCGCACATTGGTAACGTAGAGGAAACCATcgaacagaataataaaagattatataactTAGATGCACGAATTTGGAATGGCACATTGTTAGTTATTAAGAgcgaagaaataaatgaatattacaCCATTATTAGTAGGATGTTAACAGACTTACAACGCGACGTACAAGACGCCTATGATTTTATAACGTACGCAGAACACGGAATGTTGAATCCTAGAGTAACCCCAACAGAACAAATTCTTAACGAACTGCGAGCGATTACGCCAAAATTACCTCAGGGAACGCACTTTCCCTTCGTTTTAGAAAATAGCGGTTGGCATCTAATGGAGCAAGTTGTTACTGTAACTGCGTTTGTAGCAAATAATACTgtgtattgtataataaaatttccattggTATCCTATCCtagatacaaattaataaaggtAATTCCTCTACCTATCTTTAATCACGGAACACTATTTACGTTTACCGAAGTAAACCAGCATATAATAGCTGTCAATCTAGAACTAGCTTCCTATGTAACTCTATCCGAACAAAATgtagataaatgtaaaataatcagAAAACAGTATATTTGTAAGTCAAATAGTCCagtatataacataaatcagAGAGCACTGTGCGAAGTGCAATTATATGCGAAGCTGGCTAAGAAAACACGTGCGACATAAGATTCATAAGATCGAATCAAACGATTTGGATTGCTCTAAACACGGAAAACGCGTGGCTATACTCCGCGAATAAAGAACAGGAAATAACGATACAATGCGAGAATCGTGAAAATGTACAAGTAGTAATAAGTCGCACGGgtagaataatattaacaaaaaattgtaaaataattacgacgGACATGACCATTAAAGCCTTTTCGAAAATGCGGGATACAAGCATTCAAGCCTTTTTAccgcaatttaatttaacattaataaaagagaCGGCCACAAAGAAagacaatgaaataataatacggccgataaaattaaagaaaattattcaaaatcctAGTGAACTTATGGAATTAGGAGAAAAggcaaaagatatttataacaaactaAAAGACAGTGAGacgatacaatttaataaaccaACGTTTATATATCCTATGGTCACAAGTTCAGTAAccgtcataattattataataagcgTAACAATAGGCGTAATCATAGtgttaattaagaaaagaaataaaaaattaaaaacataaactTATAAGAGATGCGAAAACTCCGTACcttcgttttcttttctaacGGGAGGAAGGATGTTGTGTATCGAAAAACtacaacgagatattttaatttagcaacgctattgtttaaagaattagcaaataaaactttcaactcGAAGCACGTTCTTAGAAAGACGAAtaaggtatttaaaattaacaaagatattgACCAATGCTATTCTTTAGACAAGTAacaatcgattataattaaacgctGAGGCGTTAACCGCACGAGGAAACGATCGGCGGATTGCCTCACAAACAAGCGAAGTAGATCAGCATTCACGGAAAGCAGACGTTGCTAACCTTGATACTGATCTGTATAAAAGAAGGTGACTCGATCGTCACCACGGGTTTTTAAGTTTGATCTAAGCACGAGCTGCACGTCGGTATCGCGAACTCCGAGTTTGTATCTTACGCGATCGTAACGACTGTGAGGAAGCCGTTAAATAAAGTGTACGCGAGTGCTAagtgaataaagatattttatttctcattgaaCATCGTTCAATAATTATCTCCCTTGGATCAACCCCCTTGGCCCTACACGACGGATCCCGAATCCTGCGTTGGCCCGCGACGAGATCTTTGAGTCACGGGCACGgcgtaacaatatatataaagaaaataaaaagaataaataagtaatgaattaaaaatgatactttttGAGGTTTGGAAGAATCAGcagtattgtatttatttgcaaaatatatttttataattatctttatattatatatgtttaattatgtaaatttaatatcaatgttatgtaaatttaattcaataaaaagttattttattataaataaaagcttgaaatataatatatacaaatatgctgtgcatttttattctatacaattaattttctaactttgaaaaatgctATTCTTAAGTATTACAttagaaattttctaatacTGAACAACTACCCAGATAGCAAACAGAATTCAAAAAGAATTCCTCAAGAATTCGCAGATTCCAAAATGAATTCTTTAATGTGTCTCATTTCCATCccaaaaaaattcataattaaccCAGCAAACACTGAATTTAACTGCAACATAACATGAAAGTAACATGTAATGTAACAGATGTTACACggtatttatattacattaatataaatttcttttttaggcGCAATATAATAGCTATTTCATAGCTGTTACATTGCTTTGTTAGCTTctcgttatttaaaaatagaagtaatataacataaatataacatattatacaacaaatgttatattgattttatattaatgttatgaaACCTgtcatataacaattattttaatattggtaAAGAAATTGCTATGGCTATTCTGCATAATTAccgaaatttgtattataatgtttctgcaataatttaatttattattttcaattacgcGGGATTTATTAGTCATTAGCAGAAACCGGATACGGACTCTAATGTAAATAGCTAATATTACGTTATTTATATTAGGTTATTTATGTTAACGGTACTAACGGTATACAGCGCGCGCATTGTCTTCTATGCGCGCGATTGACTCGTACATTTTATTGCGCCGCGTGCATTGCTTGTACGCGCGCAATTGGACCATGAGAGCTACACGACACTTGCGCACGCGTGCTTTGGTGATTGATATGAAGAAGCATTACAATCATGAGAAGGAATCAACTTCGGCGTCAGCAGGATCATCGGCCATTTTTACACCGTTCAAGAGGACGACTATTGGCATCAAGTCCAATGTATAGAATCCGAGGCCGGACTCGTCACGGTTTTCTTCATCGACGAGGGATACAAGAAGCAGTACAAATCCAATTTGCTGCATCCCTTGGAGAAGATATTCTGCATCCTTCCCGCTCAGGTGACGCATCTGTAGTCGATTCACTGTCGCTTCTGTTTGATCTTTGCgctaacaatattaataatgcacgAGTGCATTTTTATACAGGCGATTAGAGTGGCTCTTCATGAATTGGTGGCTTTTCAAGATTACGCCCAGGCGACTacggaaattgaaaattatctcACTTCCGATCGCATGTTTTTAGTGACGGTGCACAGTACGAATACTGACGAATATGGTTCTTATACAACAGTGACTTTTTACGACATCAGCAAAGAGGACGCGGACGAAAATGTGAATCAAATTGTATTCGACAAAACTTTGAATCACATCATCGCCTCATCTAAAACCGATGTAATTATCTACGATTTAATTCGTATTTTGTTTAATCTTTTGTTGCAGCAATATGCCTAACTGCATggcaatgtataaaatttgaattataaattttcgtttaaaaaaacatcACTTTTCAAAAGCAGAAGTTGCTGCtcgattatattaaaaaattctccaAAGGGttcattcatttttgtaattttttaatcatattccatttctttttcacaggcgagaaaattaatcaaacTATATGTTACACACATTGACAAGCTTGGTAAGGTCTATGCGCAGTTGGACACACTCGTCAGGACTCTATTGAACGATGAGATTATATGGCATTTTAGGGACATTGCCTATTGGAGATGCCTTCGGGTACTGGTAAGACAATAACTCTATTATCACTAATAGTAGCATACATGTTAGAACATCCATTGgatgttacaaaattaatttactgtTCTCGAACAGAGAATAGAGATAGAGAAGATCTCTTATAATGACAATTATCTATCTTTGTTCAACATCGCAGGTATGATCAAGGGGTTGTGGATCAGCTTCAAAGGCACAAGCTGCTGTTTATCGAAACTCAAGATTCGGCAGAGACCAGTTTGGCTCTGATCAATTATATAAAGGCCTGCGAGAACGGCAGAGGTGCCGTTCTGCTCTCGGTAGCTCGTAGAAAGGTGTCCGAGGGCGTTGACTTCGATCATCACTTGGGCAGAGCTGTACTCATGTTCGGCATACCTTACGTGTACACGCAATCGCGGATCTTGAAGGCACGTTTAGAATATCTGAGAGATCAGTTTCAGGTGAGCgtgatgtaaataatttaaactaaTGTTATTTATGTTTGCATATgcttgaataaattattgttccGATATTCTCGAAGAGTCGGGAGAACGATTTCTTAACTTTCGATGCCATGAGACACGCCGCTCAGTGCGTAGGACGCGCGATCAGAGGCAAGACGGATTACGGTATCATGGTGTTCGCAGATAAGGTAActcttttgaaaataatccATCCGTGTTTCTAGAAATGtgtgtttttttaacaaacgatGTTCATCACTGCAGAGATTCTCGAGAACGGACAAACGGagcaaatattgaaataaaaagattatttatatgtgaCAAATAACTTTcgaatataacattatatttgaCAAGTGATTTGAAGCATATGAAGACATTAGCATATTTTGACTTATTTGTCGCAGATCGGTTTtgtgtttataaatgtacacaattggtaaatttaaatatatatgtttataaatttatgatttaacaCAATAAgttaaattcataatataataaattacagttattattttgaaacataatattctttatattatgcTTCAAAGAACATatgtttttacatttataaaaactaaaccaatttcatgaatataataaacttttctgTAGTGACGAAGCTTCGAGTGACGTTCTcagtacatattaaataagaataacaaaaatcagaataattaataattgctcGAAATATGTATTACAAAGGTTTGTGGAAATTTGATCGTATTCTCTAACTTAAAATAGATGCAATATTTACGTCACTcgatatttgaagaaagaaccgtttgatattatatattttgcaattgaacataaaaatattacttttttgcaaaatattttcatgaaaaaagtAGACGTCAGAACCTTTAGCAAATCACTAACAGGACCATATTATCATAGAATTGGAGGATTCTATATTTCGCAGTTGGGCATAGAAGTATCGCTTTTTTCGTGCATAAGAAAACGGTATTTCCAAATCCATGTACGAAATGTATATTCCTTTAGTTCCTTTTTACAATGCTTGCGTAAATAACTTTTGGAGCGTTTGGATgtctacattttatatgacttTATGAAATggttttgaataattatgtaaaaagtaaaagttcgAAAAGATTGGTAAATGCGCAAGAAACAACTATAATAtccatgttattaaaaattaaaccgAATGAGCGACTGTgtcaattttgtacaaaattaccgaatattcgaacaaatgtatgtcttgcgataataaatattgttacattaaattttttaatattcgtaAACATGTAGAAAGAAgcatatacaaattaataaatacgaagagaagagaaaagtaAGAATACCACCGttgaaatatgttaattatttgaacagattataatttagCAATATATTATCAGTGCGTACGTTCCGTTTAAACTTGAATCTTTAGTAaataatgtatcaatattCTAAAGTATTACAAACATGTAGGAGATTGTAcctattatttatcatttcaatgttatttttatttacaaatttttcaactgTGGAATTAATGTTGTTcctaaaatattacaagaaagaaatcattttgatactttaatattttaaaatttctcgaattttttataaacttaatgTTATTGTTTGCGTGATAAATTCAAGCTTTGGCACATAGGTCTGCACGTGCAAATGACAGATAAAATTCATGTAttcatttaaatgtaatttcagGTTGATTGTATATTCACACAGATACATATGGtatgtgataataattgttacatttataatacatacacctaaaataaaaaaaaatatatatatatatatatatatatatatatacaagaaaaaatcacattttatatttattagattatacaaatatttattacaatctcccaaaaaataaaaaaagaaacgtttaatttctattaagaTGAACAAGTGGTATCGAAGCGATTATCTGCTTGCTTTATGACATTGAAcagaaaaaattcaagaatgtagcgcgcgcgcgcgcgtgtgtgcgtatgATGAGTGATTATTCGTTCTCACATAGCTTTCCTTTTTGTAATAGATTGCGCGAGCATTGCGCtctacatatttacatatcgGACGTAAATCACACAGCTTTTATGACATTGGTAGCCCTTAAATCTACAATATTCGCGTTAAACTCTTAAAACATCACGTGTTATAACTTTAAATAactatagaaaaataataattttttagttacatAAGAATTGGAtgcaaattattactttaattataatttggattttatatacacagGTAGTTCCGTCTAACAAtggataaaaatgtttttggcAGACAGAAAAATGAACAACTACTGAATGTGTGATCAATCCGGTTACAAAATACCTCAATCTGTTACAACAAAGAAAAAcgataataacattaataattatagaaatatttttctcactatgacaagtaaattattattaatatatgtatatataggaatattttgcattcatattattaacatataaacCTTTTGTAGGAGAAATTAGTTCAGATTACATATATCGAAACAATTTCTTACAAAACAAGAGGCCTAATGTTTCTTTTGTGGAGGACACAGTAGATAACGATGAACAGTTCATctcaaatatgaaaaaaataattgataagaattataacatgcaaaattaattcataaatgatctgcatatgtataattattgtgttttatatttaatttaatccttTGTTGCACTTAGGTACAACAAAGAAAATTGCAGCATAAGAAATTTCCAAGGCAGattatcaaagaaaaagaaaagtgcaTTTACCGACGAAGATCAGAATCTAATAAAACGGTTTAAAAAATCTGTGGACGACAACAAAACTATGTCTGTATTTCCGCAAAATATACAGCAATCTGTAACTACAACTCCTGTTAGCAATC
This window of the Linepithema humile isolate Giens D197 chromosome 1, Lhum_UNIL_v1.0, whole genome shotgun sequence genome carries:
- the LOC136997224 gene encoding general transcription and DNA repair factor IIH helicase subunit XPD-like; protein product: MRLYGILGTLPIGDAFGYWYDQGVVDQLQRHKLLFIETQDSAETSLALINYIKACENGRGAVLLSVARRKVSEGVDFDHHLGRAVLMFGIPYVYTQSRILKARLEYLRDQFQSRENDFLTFDAMRHAAQCVGRAIRGKTDYGIMVFADKRFSRTDKRSKY